One stretch of Anas acuta chromosome W, bAnaAcu1.1, whole genome shotgun sequence DNA includes these proteins:
- the LOC137846818 gene encoding olfactory receptor 14C36-like — protein sequence MSNSSSITEFLLLPFADMRELQILHFAFFLGIYLAALLGNGLILTAVACDHHLHTPMYFFLLNLALLDLGCISTTVPKAMANSLWDTRAISYSGCVAQVFLIVFLFSAEYSLLTIMAYDRYIAICKPLHYGSLLDNRACAQMAAAAWGSGVLYAILHTANTFSLPLCQGNAVDQFFCEIPQILKLSCSQSFLSEVWVLVGNVFVDFGFFVFIVLSYVQIIKAVLRMPSEQGRHKAFSTCLPHLAVVSLFLSTSMFAYLKPFSISSPSLDLVVAVLYSVVPSTVNPFIYSMRNQELKVALNKVISLTFFTDGKLLICLHN from the coding sequence atgtccaacagcagctccatcactgagttcctcctcctgccattcgcAGACATGCGTGAGCTGCAGATCCTGCACTTCGCattcttcctgggcatctacctggctgccctcttgggcaatggcctcatcctcactgccgtagcctgcgaccaccacctccacacccccatgtacttcttcctcctcaacctcgccctccttgacctgggctgcatctccaccactgtccccaaagccatggccaattccctctgggacaccagggccatttcCTACTCGGGGTGTGTTGCACAGGTCTTTCtcattgtgtttttgttttcagcagagtattctcttctcaccatcatggcctatgaccgctacattgccatctgcaagcccctgcactacgggagcctcctggacaacagagcttgtgcccagatggcagcagctgcctggggcagtggggttctCTATGCTAtcctgcacactgccaatacattttccctgcccctctgccaaggcaatgctgtggaccagttcttctgtgaaatcccacAGATTCTCAAGCTTTCCTGTTCACAGTCCTTCCTCAGTGAAGTTTGGGTTCTTGTGGGTAATGTTTTCGTCGACTTTGGATTTTTTGTATTCATTGTGCTCTCCTATGTTCAGATCATCAAGGccgtgctgaggatgccctctgagcaggggcggcacaaagccttttccacatgcctccctcacctggctgtggtctccctgtttctcagcactTCCATGTTTGCATACCTGAAGCCtttttccatctcctccccatctctGGACCTGGttgtggcagttctgtactcagtggtgcccTCAACAGTCAACCCCTTTatctacagcatgagaaacCAGGAGCTGAAAGTTGCACTGAACAAAGTGATTTCATTGACATTTTTCACTGATGGTAAACTTCTCATTTGTCTCCACAACTGA